The Austwickia sp. genome includes a region encoding these proteins:
- a CDS encoding DNA polymerase IV, whose protein sequence is MQWVLHVDMDQFLVAVERLRRPELVGVPVVVGGRGDPTERAVVSTASYEARAHGVRSGLALKIAARRCPQAVFLPVDFPVYEAASAEVMATLRALPGAVVEVLGWDEAFVGLTCDDPIVAAREAQAAVLAATALHCSVGIGDTLVRAKMATGYGKPAGIFQLTRDNWYAVLGEQPTTALWGVGSRIGARLAALDIGTVRELADADGAVLIDEFGPTNGPWLRRLGRGEGRRHVDDTPWVPRAHGHETTYQQDLVGSEAVAGALAVLAEQVAQDIRRAGRPCVRVHLKVRFAPFFTHTKVRKLPAPTTDALVIAETAVALYAALGDDRPVRLLGVRAEMEPPPGGY, encoded by the coding sequence ATGCAGTGGGTCTTGCACGTCGACATGGATCAGTTCCTCGTGGCGGTGGAGCGCCTGCGCCGTCCTGAGCTGGTCGGCGTGCCCGTGGTGGTGGGCGGTCGGGGCGATCCCACGGAGCGTGCCGTCGTGTCGACGGCGTCGTATGAGGCGCGCGCGCACGGCGTACGGTCCGGGCTGGCCCTCAAGATCGCGGCCCGACGCTGCCCGCAGGCGGTGTTCCTGCCGGTGGACTTCCCGGTGTACGAGGCGGCCTCCGCGGAGGTGATGGCCACGCTGCGGGCGCTGCCCGGCGCCGTCGTCGAGGTCCTTGGCTGGGACGAGGCGTTCGTGGGCCTGACCTGCGACGACCCGATCGTCGCGGCCCGCGAGGCGCAGGCGGCGGTGCTGGCCGCGACCGCGCTGCACTGCTCGGTGGGGATCGGGGACACGCTGGTGCGCGCGAAGATGGCGACGGGATACGGCAAGCCGGCGGGGATCTTCCAGCTCACGAGGGACAACTGGTACGCCGTGCTCGGCGAGCAGCCCACGACGGCGCTGTGGGGCGTGGGGTCGAGGATCGGTGCGCGCCTGGCGGCCCTGGACATCGGCACGGTCCGCGAGCTGGCGGACGCCGACGGGGCGGTGCTGATCGACGAGTTCGGGCCCACCAACGGTCCCTGGTTGCGACGGCTCGGCCGCGGCGAGGGACGGCGGCACGTCGACGACACCCCGTGGGTGCCCCGGGCGCACGGGCACGAGACGACCTACCAGCAGGACCTGGTGGGGTCCGAGGCCGTCGCCGGCGCCTTGGCGGTGCTCGCGGAGCAGGTGGCGCAGGACATCCGCCGGGCCGGGCGGCCGTGCGTCCGGGTGCATCTGAAGGTGCGGTTCGCGCCGTTCTTCACACACACGAAGGTCCGCAAGCTGCCCGCGCCGACGACGGACGCGCTGGTCATCGCGGAGACGGCGGTGGCCCTGTACGCCGCGCTCGGCGACGATCGGCCCGTTCGGCTGCT